The following proteins come from a genomic window of Synechococcus sp. NB0720_010:
- a CDS encoding ABC transporter ATP-binding protein: MLAPSSAGFRRLLPLLKPHRPALIAGGACMLVFVVCWPLLAWLAGQLIPAIGAGDFNRVLQVIGLALTVFMLQKIAQFGQDTLLAGPALQVSQELRRRLFARLQRLDFGVLEKLSAGDLTYRLTEDADRVGEVIYKTIQDTTPSVLQLVVVFGYMVWLDWKLSIGTLLLAPLVAVLVSVFGAKVMGAAEKSQKQVSELASLLGEAISGLPLVRAFAAEPWLQQRFEVEIDLHRKARYRTQKLLALQYPVVGFLEAAGILAVLLMGAARIQSGDLDGQGFSSYVAALLMLIDPISHLTTNFNEFQQGQASLKRLREIEREAVEQPDRPDAQPLGRVAGELLLEQVSFGYDPQQPVLKNLSLQVKPGQVVALVGPSGAGKSTLFSLLLRFNTAQGGQVLLDGRNLADLKAAELRTAVALVPQQSAVFSGTVAEAIAFGRPATREQIQAAARLANADGFIEALPGGYDARVEERGSNFSGGQLQRLAIARAVLGNPAVLLLDEATSALDAEAEEAVQRGLDQAMQGRTVLVIAHRLSTVQEADSILVLENGKIVDQGNHDLLISRPGRYRDLCERQLIRGA; the protein is encoded by the coding sequence CCACCGTCCCGCGCTGATCGCGGGTGGGGCCTGCATGCTCGTCTTTGTGGTCTGCTGGCCGCTCCTGGCCTGGTTGGCCGGTCAGCTGATTCCCGCGATCGGAGCCGGTGACTTCAACCGGGTGCTGCAGGTCATCGGCCTGGCCCTGACGGTCTTCATGCTGCAGAAGATCGCACAGTTTGGTCAGGACACCCTGCTGGCGGGACCGGCTCTGCAGGTCAGCCAGGAACTGCGCCGCCGGCTGTTCGCGCGGCTCCAACGTCTGGATTTCGGAGTGCTCGAGAAGCTCTCTGCTGGCGACCTGACCTACCGCCTGACAGAAGACGCCGATCGGGTGGGCGAGGTCATCTACAAGACGATCCAGGACACCACCCCCTCGGTGCTGCAGCTGGTGGTGGTCTTCGGCTACATGGTCTGGCTGGACTGGAAGCTCTCCATCGGCACCCTGCTGCTGGCCCCCTTGGTGGCCGTGCTGGTGAGCGTCTTTGGCGCCAAGGTCATGGGCGCCGCAGAAAAGAGTCAAAAACAGGTCAGCGAATTGGCCTCCCTGCTGGGAGAAGCGATCTCCGGACTCCCCCTGGTGCGGGCCTTTGCCGCTGAGCCCTGGCTGCAGCAGCGCTTTGAAGTTGAGATCGATCTGCATCGCAAGGCCCGCTACCGCACCCAGAAGCTGCTGGCCCTGCAGTACCCCGTCGTGGGCTTCCTGGAGGCCGCGGGCATCCTGGCGGTGCTGCTCATGGGCGCCGCCCGCATCCAAAGCGGTGACCTTGATGGACAGGGCTTCAGCAGCTACGTCGCCGCCCTGCTGATGCTGATCGACCCGATCAGCCACCTGACCACCAACTTCAACGAGTTCCAACAGGGCCAGGCCTCCCTCAAGCGCCTGCGGGAGATCGAGCGGGAAGCGGTCGAGCAACCCGATCGCCCGGACGCCCAACCCCTGGGGCGCGTCGCTGGCGAGCTGCTGCTCGAGCAGGTGAGTTTTGGCTACGACCCGCAGCAGCCCGTTCTGAAGAACCTCTCGCTCCAGGTCAAACCTGGCCAGGTCGTGGCCCTGGTCGGTCCCTCGGGGGCAGGCAAGAGCACCCTCTTTTCCCTACTGCTGCGCTTCAACACCGCCCAGGGCGGTCAGGTGCTGCTGGATGGGCGCAACCTGGCTGACCTCAAGGCCGCTGAGCTGCGCACGGCCGTGGCGCTGGTGCCTCAACAGAGCGCTGTCTTCTCTGGCACGGTCGCCGAAGCGATCGCCTTTGGCCGGCCGGCCACCCGGGAGCAGATCCAAGCGGCCGCACGCCTCGCCAATGCCGACGGTTTCATCGAGGCCCTTCCCGGCGGCTACGACGCCCGCGTCGAAGAGCGGGGCAGCAACTTCTCCGGCGGCCAACTGCAACGGCTGGCCATTGCCCGGGCGGTGCTCGGCAACCCGGCGGTGCTGCTGCTGGATGAGGCCACCAGCGCACTCGATGCCGAGGCAGAAGAAGCCGTGCAGAGGGGCCTCGATCAGGCCATGCAGGGCCGCACGGTTCTGGTGATTGCCCACCGCCTCTCCACCGTGCAGGAGGCCGATTCGATCCTGGTGCTCGAGAACGGCAAGATCGTCGATCAGGGCAACCACGACCTGCTGATCAGCCGCCCTGGTCGCTATCGCGACCTCTGCGAGCGCCAGCTGATTCGCGGTGCTTAA
- a CDS encoding pirin-like bicupin family protein translates to MPPLLRPAAERFHSQLDWLDSWHSFSFSSHYDPAWMGFGPLRVINDDVIAAGKGFGMHPHRDMEIITVMVEGELHHRDSMGHAEVLRAGEVQRMSAGTGVVHSEVNGGQAPCRLLQIWIEPASAGIPPDYEQKPFALAEGWTPLIDPQAADGAMAIHRSVRLWRAQVPAGTELAWPASDRCASWLQIITGGLALPQPLARGDGLGLAAGEAPASAQAGADGVDLLLFELS, encoded by the coding sequence ATGCCCCCGCTGTTGCGTCCCGCAGCTGAGCGTTTCCATAGCCAGCTCGATTGGCTCGACAGCTGGCACAGCTTTTCCTTCTCCAGTCATTACGACCCGGCCTGGATGGGCTTCGGTCCGCTGCGGGTCATCAATGACGACGTCATTGCCGCCGGCAAGGGCTTTGGCATGCACCCGCACCGGGACATGGAGATCATCACGGTGATGGTCGAGGGGGAGTTGCACCACCGCGATTCCATGGGCCATGCCGAGGTGCTGCGGGCTGGGGAGGTGCAGCGGATGAGCGCTGGCACCGGTGTGGTCCACAGCGAGGTCAATGGCGGCCAGGCCCCCTGCCGCCTGCTGCAGATCTGGATTGAACCCGCCTCAGCGGGGATCCCGCCTGACTACGAACAGAAGCCCTTCGCCTTGGCCGAGGGCTGGACGCCCCTGATCGACCCCCAGGCCGCAGACGGGGCTATGGCGATTCATCGCTCCGTGCGGCTCTGGCGCGCCCAGGTCCCAGCGGGGACCGAGCTGGCCTGGCCGGCCTCCGATCGCTGCGCCAGTTGGCTGCAGATCATCACGGGTGGCTTGGCCCTGCCCCAGCCCTTGGCCCGGGGTGATGGCCTGGGACTGGCTGCCGGCGAGGCTCCGGCTTCTGCTCAGGCTGGAGCCGATGGGGTGGATCTGCTGCTGTTTGAGCTGAGCTAG
- a CDS encoding HdeD family acid-resistance protein: protein MDPKNQRRIAAVLLALAGATSIALPFISATALTLSIGVIAAVAGVSQLLRIGQAEDTKGKVFRGLSGLFYVVAGIWVVAYPVESEISLTLFAGLLLIFEGVMELASAAASQAQARGLVLADGLITALLGGLLVAEWPSDSLWAVGTLFGISLFFTGFRLLTAE, encoded by the coding sequence GTGGACCCCAAAAACCAGCGCCGCATCGCCGCCGTTCTGCTGGCTCTAGCGGGTGCGACCTCGATCGCACTGCCCTTCATTTCGGCCACGGCCCTGACCTTGAGCATCGGGGTGATCGCGGCGGTGGCTGGGGTCAGCCAACTGCTGCGCATCGGCCAAGCCGAGGACACCAAGGGCAAGGTCTTTCGCGGGCTCTCGGGTCTCTTCTATGTCGTAGCGGGCATCTGGGTCGTGGCCTACCCGGTTGAGAGTGAAATCAGCCTGACCCTCTTTGCCGGACTGCTGCTGATCTTTGAGGGGGTGATGGAGCTGGCCTCGGCCGCCGCCAGCCAAGCCCAGGCCCGCGGCCTGGTGCTCGCCGATGGCCTGATCACCGCCCTGCTGGGGGGGCTGCTCGTGGCGGAATGGCCCAGCGACAGCCTCTGGGCCGTGGGCACCCTCTTCGGGATCTCCCTGTTCTTCACTGGGTTCAGGCTGCTGACGGCTGAGTGA
- a CDS encoding glutamine synthetase III: protein MPSAERFAALQTIQRRKPAAVTKPSALHEIWADDVFTLARMKEALPRQVFKSLQKTIREGGAIDPSIADSVANAMKDWATSRGALYYSHVFYPLTNLTAEKHDGFITPKSDGRAITAFTGKLLVQGEPDGSSFPNGGLRSTFEARGYTAWDATSPAWLMRTPNGVTLCIPTVFVSWTGEALDKKTPLLRSNAAVNRQAKRVLQLLGETEIAPINSSCGAEQEYFLVDNALMALRPDLQLSGRSLFGAPPAKGQQFDDHYFGAIPERVQVFMQDVEDQLYRLGVPAKTRHNEVAPGQFEIAPVHEAANVATDHQQLIMTVLKSTAKKHGFTCLLHEKPFAGVNGSGKHVNWSIGNSTQGNLLDPGSTPHENMQFLLFCGAVIRGVHQYGPLMRAAIATASNDHRLGANEAPPAIISVYLGSQLEDVFNQIKGGQLKSSATGGMMRLGIDSLPEFPKDAGDRNRTSPFAFTGNRFEFRAVGSGQSVAGPLVVLNTVLADSLAWIADQLEARTAKGESVEKASMAVLQQITQENGNVIFGGDGYSSEWHELAVKERGLENLRTTADALPVLQRPAIRDLFSRHNVLSPVELESRYEVYSEQYCLAIEVEARLAVRIARTQLYPAVSAYLGELAGSLQEQEAIGLNPSKALAQQIAGLNQQLLDRAAALETALGNAPHGSEAHMRHCADQLMVRMGELREAADALEGLVDDTAWPLPTYQEMLFVR from the coding sequence ATGCCAAGCGCTGAGCGTTTTGCTGCCCTGCAGACCATTCAGCGGCGTAAGCCCGCTGCGGTGACCAAGCCTTCGGCCCTGCATGAGATCTGGGCCGATGACGTCTTCACCCTGGCTCGGATGAAGGAGGCCCTGCCTCGCCAGGTGTTCAAGTCGCTTCAGAAAACCATCCGTGAAGGTGGTGCGATCGACCCGTCCATCGCCGACTCCGTGGCGAATGCCATGAAGGACTGGGCGACCAGCCGCGGCGCCCTCTACTACTCCCACGTCTTCTACCCGCTCACCAACCTGACCGCGGAGAAGCACGACGGCTTCATCACCCCCAAGAGTGATGGCCGTGCCATCACCGCCTTCACCGGCAAGTTGCTGGTGCAGGGTGAGCCCGACGGTTCCTCCTTCCCCAACGGTGGCCTGCGCTCCACCTTCGAGGCCCGCGGCTACACCGCCTGGGATGCCACCAGCCCCGCCTGGCTGATGCGCACGCCCAACGGCGTCACCCTCTGCATCCCGACGGTCTTTGTCTCTTGGACCGGTGAGGCCCTGGACAAGAAGACGCCGCTGCTGCGCTCCAATGCCGCGGTCAACCGCCAGGCCAAGCGGGTGCTGCAACTGCTGGGCGAGACCGAGATCGCCCCGATCAACTCCAGCTGCGGCGCTGAGCAGGAGTACTTCCTGGTGGATAACGCCCTGATGGCGCTCCGCCCGGACCTGCAGCTCTCGGGCCGCAGCCTCTTTGGTGCTCCCCCGGCCAAGGGTCAGCAGTTCGATGACCACTACTTCGGCGCCATCCCCGAGCGGGTTCAGGTGTTCATGCAGGACGTGGAGGACCAGCTCTACCGCCTGGGCGTTCCTGCCAAGACCCGTCACAACGAGGTGGCTCCCGGCCAGTTCGAGATCGCTCCGGTGCACGAGGCGGCCAACGTCGCCACCGATCACCAGCAGCTGATCATGACCGTGCTCAAGAGCACGGCGAAGAAGCACGGCTTCACCTGCCTGCTGCACGAGAAGCCCTTCGCCGGCGTCAACGGCAGCGGCAAGCACGTCAACTGGTCGATCGGCAACAGCACCCAGGGCAACCTGCTGGATCCCGGCAGCACCCCCCACGAGAACATGCAGTTCCTGCTGTTCTGCGGGGCTGTGATCCGCGGCGTGCACCAGTACGGCCCGCTGATGCGTGCGGCGATTGCAACCGCCAGCAATGACCACCGCCTGGGCGCCAACGAAGCACCTCCGGCGATCATCTCCGTTTACCTCGGCAGCCAGCTCGAGGACGTCTTCAACCAGATCAAGGGCGGCCAGCTCAAGAGCTCGGCCACCGGCGGAATGATGCGTCTGGGCATCGACAGCCTGCCGGAGTTCCCCAAGGACGCCGGCGACCGTAACCGCACCTCACCCTTCGCCTTTACCGGCAACCGCTTCGAGTTCCGCGCCGTGGGCTCCGGCCAGTCCGTGGCTGGTCCCTTGGTGGTCCTCAACACGGTGCTGGCCGATTCCCTGGCCTGGATTGCCGATCAGCTGGAGGCCCGCACGGCCAAGGGCGAGAGCGTCGAGAAGGCCAGCATGGCTGTGCTGCAGCAGATCACCCAGGAGAACGGCAACGTGATCTTTGGCGGCGACGGCTACTCCAGCGAGTGGCATGAGCTGGCCGTCAAGGAGCGAGGTCTGGAGAACCTGCGCACCACCGCCGATGCCCTGCCGGTGCTGCAGCGCCCGGCCATTCGCGACCTGTTCTCCCGCCACAACGTGCTCAGCCCCGTTGAGCTGGAGAGCCGCTACGAGGTCTACTCCGAGCAGTACTGCCTGGCGATTGAGGTGGAGGCCCGCCTGGCCGTGCGGATCGCCCGCACCCAGCTCTATCCCGCCGTCAGCGCCTACCTCGGCGAGCTGGCTGGATCGCTGCAGGAGCAGGAGGCCATCGGCCTGAATCCTTCCAAGGCGCTCGCCCAGCAAATCGCTGGCCTGAATCAGCAGCTGCTGGACCGTGCCGCCGCCCTGGAGACCGCTCTGGGCAATGCGCCCCACGGCTCCGAGGCCCACATGCGTCACTGTGCCGACCAGCTGATGGTCCGCATGGGTGAACTGCGGGAGGCCGCCGATGCCCTGGAGGGTCTGGTGGATGACACCGCCTGGCCGCTGCCCACCTACCAGGAGATGCTCTTCGTCCGCTGA
- a CDS encoding HAD-IC family P-type ATPase encodes MQPLLTPAYVSSGGEVVAALETDAKRGLSPAEVQRRVHQVGTNRLSPEPLKPLWLRFLQQFDNPLLITLLIVGAVKLAMGDPQDALVIISVTVINAVIGTVQEGKAESAIAALADSVRTDVLVLRDGAALQLDSEALVPGDVVQLEAGCKVPADLRLLQVRSLRTDESALTGESVPVEKSTGALQLEVPLAERSCMAYAGSFVTAGQGTGVVVTTGDATEVGQISVALNQAVSLSTPLTRKLVGFSRTLLRLIVLLAIFTFVVGLAKGRDWAEMFDGAVALAVGAIPEELPAIVTIILAIGVHRMAKRSAIIRKLPAVETLGSTTVICSDKTGTLTQNRMTVEHVYAAGVLQPLRDLWPMDDAGKGVNLALQETLLAGLLCNDAQAGSDDQWVGDPTETALLAAAHSVGMNHRSAHDQHPRRDVLPFESERQYMATLHGSERILLKGSVEAVLQRCSHALDAQGQRCVLNAEAIQAAVSAMAGQGERVLAFAIGLGAQQQRLEHHHLNGDFTFLGLQGMQDPPRPEAIQAVAACRAAGVKVKLITGDHIQTAIAIARLMGIGSPGEVQAMDGSALAALSSDALAEVVDSVDVFARVAPAQKLQLVEALQANGEVVAMTGDGVNDAPALKQADIGIAMGRSGTEVARQAADMLLTDDNFATIEAAVEEGRGVYLNLRKTLAFVLPVNGGASMTILMAGLLGTPLPVSALQVLWLNMVCSLTMSIALAFEPLSPALMNQAPRQPEEPLLNPALIRRVILVSLFNWCVIFGLFFWAQHQFGDLPLARTMAVQGLVLSHLVYLVAISHWRQVWPFRLQDLRQAPAVPLGVMATFALQGLFSQAGWMNAFFGTSPLSGSQLAVCALPMLLMIPVTHCAEWLDPMERPSPATLG; translated from the coding sequence ATGCAGCCGCTTCTCACCCCTGCTTACGTCTCAAGCGGGGGTGAGGTTGTTGCTGCACTCGAGACCGACGCGAAACGGGGGCTCTCCCCTGCGGAAGTGCAACGGCGCGTCCATCAAGTCGGAACGAATCGCCTGAGCCCAGAACCGCTGAAGCCGTTGTGGCTTCGGTTCCTTCAGCAGTTCGACAATCCCCTACTGATCACCCTGCTGATCGTCGGGGCCGTCAAGCTCGCGATGGGTGATCCGCAGGATGCCTTGGTGATCATCAGCGTCACCGTGATCAATGCGGTGATCGGCACCGTTCAGGAAGGCAAAGCCGAGAGCGCGATTGCGGCTTTAGCCGACAGCGTCCGCACCGATGTCTTGGTGCTCCGAGATGGCGCTGCCCTGCAGCTGGATTCCGAGGCGTTGGTGCCTGGTGATGTCGTGCAGCTCGAGGCTGGCTGCAAGGTTCCAGCGGATCTGCGGCTGCTGCAGGTCCGCTCCTTGCGCACCGATGAATCTGCCCTGACTGGGGAGTCAGTGCCCGTCGAGAAATCCACCGGAGCGTTGCAGCTAGAGGTTCCCCTCGCTGAGCGCAGTTGCATGGCCTACGCCGGGAGTTTTGTCACCGCAGGGCAGGGCACAGGTGTTGTGGTGACCACTGGCGATGCCACGGAGGTGGGGCAGATCTCGGTGGCCCTGAATCAGGCGGTCAGCCTCTCCACCCCCTTAACCCGCAAGTTGGTGGGCTTCAGTCGCACGCTGCTGCGACTGATCGTTCTGCTCGCGATCTTCACCTTTGTCGTGGGTCTGGCGAAGGGACGAGATTGGGCCGAGATGTTCGATGGCGCCGTGGCCCTCGCCGTGGGTGCCATCCCAGAGGAACTCCCGGCGATTGTCACGATCATCCTGGCCATTGGCGTTCATCGGATGGCCAAACGCAGCGCGATCATCCGCAAGTTGCCTGCCGTGGAGACGCTCGGCAGTACAACCGTGATCTGCTCAGACAAGACAGGGACGCTCACCCAGAACCGGATGACGGTCGAGCATGTCTATGCCGCCGGAGTTCTCCAGCCACTGCGGGACCTCTGGCCCATGGACGATGCGGGCAAGGGAGTCAATCTCGCTCTTCAGGAGACCCTGCTGGCCGGCTTGTTGTGCAACGACGCACAGGCCGGTAGCGATGACCAATGGGTAGGCGATCCCACCGAAACGGCTCTGCTGGCGGCCGCACATTCCGTTGGGATGAACCATCGCTCAGCCCATGACCAGCACCCGCGGCGCGATGTATTGCCGTTCGAGTCCGAACGGCAATACATGGCGACCCTGCACGGCAGCGAGCGCATCTTGCTGAAGGGATCCGTGGAGGCTGTTCTGCAGCGCTGCAGTCATGCGTTGGACGCGCAGGGGCAGCGTTGCGTGCTCAATGCCGAGGCGATTCAGGCGGCGGTCTCCGCCATGGCGGGCCAAGGCGAGCGGGTTTTGGCGTTTGCCATTGGTCTGGGTGCACAGCAGCAGCGGCTTGAGCACCACCACCTCAACGGCGATTTCACCTTTCTTGGGCTCCAAGGAATGCAGGACCCGCCGCGACCGGAGGCGATCCAAGCGGTTGCCGCCTGCAGGGCCGCTGGGGTCAAGGTGAAGTTGATCACCGGCGATCACATTCAAACGGCCATCGCCATTGCTCGGTTGATGGGAATTGGCTCCCCTGGAGAGGTTCAGGCCATGGATGGATCGGCCTTGGCAGCCCTGAGCTCCGACGCCCTGGCGGAGGTGGTGGATTCCGTTGATGTCTTTGCCCGTGTTGCCCCAGCCCAGAAACTTCAGCTGGTTGAGGCACTGCAGGCCAACGGCGAAGTGGTGGCCATGACCGGCGATGGCGTCAACGATGCTCCCGCTCTGAAGCAAGCGGACATCGGCATCGCCATGGGACGCAGTGGGACGGAGGTGGCCCGTCAGGCCGCCGACATGCTGCTGACCGATGACAACTTCGCCACGATCGAGGCGGCCGTGGAAGAGGGTCGCGGGGTCTACCTCAACTTGAGGAAGACCCTGGCCTTTGTCCTTCCGGTGAATGGCGGCGCCTCCATGACGATCCTGATGGCGGGTCTGCTTGGGACCCCCTTGCCCGTCAGTGCATTGCAGGTGCTTTGGCTGAACATGGTTTGTTCACTGACCATGTCCATCGCCCTGGCCTTTGAACCGCTGAGCCCCGCGTTGATGAACCAGGCGCCGCGACAGCCGGAAGAGCCCCTCTTGAACCCGGCATTAATCCGACGCGTGATCCTGGTCTCCCTCTTCAATTGGTGTGTGATCTTCGGGCTGTTCTTCTGGGCTCAGCATCAGTTCGGTGATCTTCCGTTGGCCCGGACGATGGCGGTGCAGGGTTTGGTGCTGTCGCACTTGGTGTATCTCGTGGCCATTAGCCATTGGCGCCAGGTCTGGCCGTTCCGCTTGCAGGATCTGCGCCAGGCACCTGCCGTCCCCCTGGGAGTGATGGCCACGTTCGCCCTGCAAGGGCTCTTCAGTCAGGCCGGTTGGATGAATGCCTTCTTCGGCACAAGCCCGCTGAGTGGCTCGCAGCTGGCGGTTTGCGCCTTGCCAATGCTGTTGATGATTCCGGTGACGCATTGTGCCGAGTGGTTGGATCCCATGGAGCGACCGTCCCCAGCCACCTTGGGTTGA
- a CDS encoding FAD-dependent monooxygenase, giving the protein MTLPPRFIVVGAGPAGLSLALQLAEGGAQVELIEASERFSRQFRGDALMPSGQEALARMGLLPLLEHLPQRPLEGWSVWLERQRLFQVAEPLGSLQPCRLVPQQSLLEALLERALRCPTLRWRPGQAVRRLLRCDGRISGVELSNGEALQADLVIGCDGRGSLLRQQAGIPLRHSGSPLELLWFALPGPIPSDCVWGFQTLVAGGRIGSACLNASGDLQLAWLLEPQDSAESLTPQEWAERLAALAPEPLAHLLQERGERLSAPVRFKVQVGMAERWQQPGLLLLGDAAHPMSPVRAQGINLALRDSLVAAELLLERSSDLDGAAQAIEKRRRAEVSQMQQLQQAEARQGHWLGHQRILRTGLIGGRAITGPLAQRVWTNRQGPLRDGRWNALAGANLQP; this is encoded by the coding sequence GTGACCCTCCCGCCCCGGTTCATCGTTGTTGGAGCGGGGCCCGCTGGATTGAGCCTGGCGCTCCAGCTCGCCGAAGGCGGAGCGCAGGTCGAGCTGATCGAAGCCAGTGAACGCTTTAGCCGGCAGTTCCGCGGCGATGCCCTGATGCCCAGTGGTCAGGAGGCCCTGGCCCGAATGGGACTGCTGCCGCTGCTGGAGCACCTGCCGCAGCGGCCCCTGGAGGGATGGAGCGTCTGGCTCGAGCGCCAGCGCCTCTTCCAGGTGGCAGAACCCCTGGGGTCGCTGCAACCCTGCCGGCTCGTACCTCAGCAGAGCCTGCTGGAGGCACTGCTCGAGCGAGCCCTGCGCTGCCCGACGCTGCGCTGGAGGCCAGGCCAGGCTGTCCGCCGGCTCCTCCGGTGCGATGGGCGCATCAGCGGCGTCGAGCTCAGCAACGGCGAGGCGCTGCAGGCGGATCTGGTCATCGGCTGCGATGGCCGCGGTTCACTGCTGCGTCAACAGGCCGGGATTCCACTGCGCCACTCGGGCAGTCCACTGGAGTTGCTCTGGTTTGCGCTGCCTGGACCGATCCCCAGCGACTGCGTCTGGGGTTTCCAGACCCTCGTGGCCGGCGGCCGCATCGGCAGTGCCTGCCTCAATGCCTCAGGGGATCTGCAACTGGCCTGGTTGCTCGAGCCCCAGGACAGCGCAGAGTCCCTCACCCCGCAGGAGTGGGCAGAGCGGTTGGCGGCGCTGGCACCGGAGCCCCTGGCCCATCTGCTGCAGGAGCGGGGGGAGAGGCTGAGCGCCCCCGTGCGGTTCAAGGTCCAGGTGGGCATGGCGGAGCGTTGGCAGCAACCGGGTTTGCTGCTGCTTGGGGATGCCGCCCACCCGATGAGTCCGGTTCGTGCCCAAGGCATCAACCTGGCGTTGCGGGACAGCTTGGTGGCGGCTGAGTTGCTGCTGGAGCGCTCCAGTGACCTCGATGGAGCAGCACAGGCCATTGAGAAACGCCGGCGGGCAGAGGTCAGCCAGATGCAGCAGCTTCAGCAGGCGGAAGCGAGGCAGGGCCATTGGCTTGGCCATCAGCGCATCCTCCGCACGGGACTGATAGGAGGACGCGCCATCACCGGGCCCTTGGCGCAACGGGTGTGGACCAACAGGCAAGGACCACTACGGGACGGTCGCTGGAACGCCTTGGCCGGGGCAAACCTTCAGCCCTAA
- the cysK gene encoding cysteine synthase A produces MAAIFSDNSLTIGRTPLVQLNRITEGCGARVLAKIEGRNPAYSVKCRIGAAMVAAAERDGLLGPGKELIEPTSGNTGIALAFVAASKGIKLTLTMPETMSLERRKLLTAFGAHLELTEGRLGMTGAVNRAKEIAASDPDRYVLLQQFVNPANPQIHHDTTGPEIWSDTDGNVDVFVSGVGTGGTLTGVSRYIKNTLAKPLHTVAVEPINSPVISQTKGGHALQPGPHKIQGIGAGFVPGNLDLAMVDAVEQVSDEEAVEMARRLAKEEGILAGISCGAAAVAALRLAKDPAHAGKTIVVVLPDSGERYLSSVLFEGIFNERGLPIA; encoded by the coding sequence ATGGCCGCGATCTTTAGCGATAACAGCCTCACGATCGGGCGCACCCCACTGGTTCAGCTCAACCGCATCACCGAGGGCTGCGGAGCGCGCGTGCTGGCCAAGATCGAGGGCCGCAATCCTGCCTATTCGGTGAAGTGCCGGATCGGTGCGGCGATGGTGGCGGCCGCCGAACGGGACGGTCTGCTTGGCCCCGGCAAGGAGCTGATTGAGCCCACCAGTGGCAACACCGGGATTGCCCTGGCGTTTGTGGCCGCCAGCAAGGGCATCAAGCTCACCTTGACCATGCCCGAAACGATGAGCCTGGAGCGGCGCAAGCTGCTGACGGCCTTTGGGGCCCACCTCGAGCTCACCGAGGGCCGGCTGGGCATGACGGGGGCCGTGAACCGTGCCAAGGAGATCGCCGCAAGTGATCCCGATCGCTACGTGCTGCTGCAGCAGTTCGTGAATCCGGCGAATCCTCAGATCCACCACGACACCACCGGCCCTGAGATCTGGAGCGATACCGACGGCAACGTCGACGTCTTCGTCTCCGGTGTTGGCACCGGCGGCACCCTGACCGGGGTGAGCCGCTACATCAAAAACACCCTGGCCAAGCCTCTGCACACGGTGGCGGTCGAGCCGATCAACAGCCCGGTGATCAGCCAGACCAAGGGGGGCCATGCCCTGCAACCCGGCCCCCACAAGATTCAGGGGATCGGTGCTGGTTTTGTTCCCGGCAACCTGGATCTGGCCATGGTCGATGCCGTCGAGCAGGTCAGCGATGAGGAGGCCGTCGAGATGGCCCGGCGCCTCGCCAAAGAAGAGGGGATCCTGGCCGGCATCAGCTGCGGGGCCGCCGCGGTGGCAGCCCTGCGCCTGGCCAAGGATCCAGCCCATGCCGGCAAGACGATCGTTGTGGTCCTCCCGGACTCCGGTGAGCGCTATCTCAGCTCGGTCCTGTTCGAGGGGATCTTCAACGAGCGCGGTCTGCCGATCGCCTGA
- a CDS encoding DUF6447 family protein, translating to MTDSAAQIPPVLTFEGKRYDLNTLPEEVKELVRGMQVADAQLRMHEDTLKVLAVGRQSMAMQLNDRLQGVTPMAD from the coding sequence GTGACCGACTCCGCCGCCCAGATCCCCCCCGTCCTGACCTTTGAGGGGAAGCGCTACGACCTCAACACCCTGCCTGAGGAGGTCAAGGAGCTGGTGCGCGGCATGCAGGTGGCCGATGCCCAACTGCGCATGCACGAGGACACCCTCAAGGTCCTGGCCGTTGGCCGTCAGTCCATGGCCATGCAGCTCAACGACCGGCTGCAGGGCGTCACACCGATGGCGGACTGA